A portion of the Streptococcus urinalis 2285-97 genome contains these proteins:
- a CDS encoding ABC transporter ATP-binding protein — MPEDRIELMKLTNIGKHYQNGDQQLQVLKDINLTVYKGDFLAIMGPSGSGKSTLMNIIGLLDRESSGQYELNGQNVSLLNDKKLAKVRNKEIGFVFQQFFLLSKLNAIQNVELPLVYAGVNINKRKKLAIQFLEKVELVNRMKHLPSELSGGQKQRVAIARALVNNPSIILADEPTGALDTKTGEQIMTLLTELNNEGKTIIMVTHEPEIADFAKRKIIIRDGEISKDTTESVRID; from the coding sequence GTGCCTGAAGATAGAATAGAATTAATGAAATTGACCAACATTGGTAAACATTATCAAAATGGAGACCAACAATTGCAGGTTTTAAAAGACATCAATTTAACTGTTTATAAGGGTGATTTTTTAGCTATTATGGGTCCATCTGGTTCAGGTAAATCAACTCTAATGAATATCATTGGACTTTTAGATAGAGAAAGTAGTGGACAATATGAATTGAATGGTCAAAATGTTTCATTATTAAATGATAAAAAACTAGCAAAAGTTAGAAATAAGGAAATTGGTTTTGTTTTTCAACAATTTTTTCTCTTATCTAAATTAAATGCTATTCAAAATGTTGAGTTACCATTGGTTTATGCTGGTGTCAATATTAACAAACGTAAAAAACTAGCAATTCAATTTTTAGAAAAGGTTGAATTGGTCAACAGAATGAAACACTTGCCCTCAGAGTTATCTGGTGGACAAAAACAGCGTGTTGCCATCGCTAGAGCATTAGTTAATAATCCATCGATTATTTTAGCTGATGAACCTACGGGAGCTTTGGACACTAAGACTGGTGAGCAAATAATGACTTTGCTAACAGAATTAAATAATGAAGGAAAAACCATTATTATGGTTACCCATGAACCTGAAATTGCTGACTTTGCAAAGAGGAAGATCATTATTAGAGATGGTGAGATTTCTAAAGATACAACAGAAAGTGTTCGAATTGATTAA
- a CDS encoding ABC transporter permease, with translation MENWRFALSSILGHKMRSFLTMLGIIIGVASVVIIMALGQGLKNSVGDQVNKEQKNLNVYFKTWAQKEAEKDPNYVSDETTTEEKAPKLTEDMVSKAAKETDGVSGYYITNSASSKIGYGKKEIKNVTITGINKTYLSLKNVKILAGRAFQGQDYYKFGRIVLLESGLSKKLFKTHQDALNKTVLIANKSYLVVGVYKDSNTSGQAGLSSGGNAIMSNTQVASEFGAKEVDQIFFHINDVKEANKIGKNVGRRLTALTRTKNGFYENYNLDSIVKQANKIATMTTLVFGVIAGISLLVGGIGVMNIMLVSVTERTREIGLRKALGATRQKILAQFLIESMVLTILGGLLGLTLAYLAVLGIRPALAAQNIRPEISFIVVVISVLFSAFVGIVFGLLPANKASKLDPIEALRYE, from the coding sequence ATGGAAAATTGGAGATTTGCCCTTAGTTCAATATTGGGGCATAAAATGCGCTCATTTTTAACGATGTTAGGTATCATTATTGGTGTTGCTTCAGTGGTTATCATTATGGCACTTGGACAAGGCTTAAAAAATAGTGTTGGAGATCAAGTTAATAAAGAACAGAAAAACTTAAATGTTTATTTTAAAACTTGGGCTCAAAAAGAAGCAGAAAAAGATCCAAATTATGTCTCAGACGAGACTACCACAGAAGAAAAAGCACCAAAATTAACTGAAGATATGGTTTCAAAAGCAGCTAAAGAAACAGATGGTGTGAGTGGCTATTACATCACTAATAGTGCCTCTAGTAAGATAGGCTATGGTAAAAAAGAAATAAAAAATGTCACCATAACTGGTATTAATAAAACCTATCTATCATTAAAAAATGTAAAAATTTTAGCAGGACGAGCTTTTCAAGGACAGGATTATTATAAATTTGGTAGAATAGTTTTATTAGAGTCAGGTTTATCAAAAAAACTTTTTAAGACTCATCAAGATGCTTTAAATAAAACAGTATTGATAGCTAATAAATCTTATCTTGTTGTAGGAGTTTATAAAGATTCAAATACTTCTGGTCAAGCTGGATTATCAAGTGGTGGCAATGCCATTATGAGTAATACACAAGTGGCAAGTGAGTTTGGTGCTAAAGAAGTTGATCAAATTTTCTTTCATATTAATGATGTTAAAGAAGCTAATAAAATAGGAAAAAATGTTGGTCGAAGGTTAACGGCTTTAACAAGAACTAAAAATGGTTTCTATGAAAATTACAATCTCGATAGTATTGTTAAACAAGCCAATAAAATAGCAACAATGACTACGCTTGTTTTTGGTGTTATAGCTGGTATCTCTTTATTAGTTGGAGGTATTGGAGTTATGAATATCATGTTGGTTTCTGTTACTGAAAGAACTCGAGAAATTGGTTTACGAAAAGCCTTGGGTGCAACTAGACAAAAAATATTAGCTCAGTTTTTAATAGAATCAATGGTATTAACGATATTAGGTGGTTTGTTAGGCTTAACTTTAGCTTACTTGGCAGTCTTGGGAATTCGACCAGCATTAGCTGCACAAAACATACGCCCAGAGATATCATTTATTGTTGTTGTCATAAGTGTTTTATTCTCAGCATTCGTCGGAATTGTTTTTGGTTTACTACCAGCAAACAAAGCAAGTAAATTAGACCCGATAGAGGCCCTAAGGTATGAATAG
- a CDS encoding TVP38/TMEM64 family protein — protein MNSLTKHHKKLRKLVRVIGTLSIIFTIIAIYYLFKNLDILNNPKALSHLLKGHRFLGSIGFLFLQIIQVVIPIIPGGLTTVVGFMTFGPYLGLLLNVLGISLGSLILFYLVRRFGRPFILLFIKEKQLRQYDKKLATKTYERIFILNMISPMAPADIMVMITGLSQMSLKRFVSIILICRPISMITYSYFWIYGGQMLRHLL, from the coding sequence ATGAATAGCTTAACAAAACATCATAAAAAATTGCGAAAACTTGTCCGTGTAATTGGAACCTTGTCAATTATTTTTACTATCATAGCCATATACTATCTTTTCAAAAATCTAGATATTTTAAATAATCCTAAAGCCTTATCACACCTTTTAAAAGGGCACCGATTTTTAGGTTCAATTGGATTTTTATTCCTACAGATAATACAGGTCGTTATTCCTATTATCCCTGGTGGACTAACAACTGTAGTTGGTTTTATGACATTTGGTCCCTATTTAGGTTTACTTTTGAATGTTTTAGGAATTTCACTTGGAAGCCTTATATTATTTTATTTAGTTAGACGATTTGGTAGACCATTCATTCTTTTATTTATAAAGGAAAAACAATTAAGACAATATGATAAAAAGTTGGCAACAAAAACCTATGAAAGAATTTTTATTCTCAATATGATTTCACCAATGGCTCCTGCAGATATCATGGTCATGATTACTGGATTAAGTCAAATGTCATTAAAACGTTTTGTTTCTATTATCTTAATTTGTCGCCCAATCTCAATGATAACTTATAGTTATTTTTGGATTTACGGTGGTCAAATGCTACGTCATTTACTATAA
- the rpsP gene encoding 30S ribosomal protein S16 — protein MAVKIRLTRMGSKKKPFYRINVADSRAPRDGRFIETVGTYNPLVAENQVTLKEDRIMDWLSKGAQPSDTVRNILSKAGVMTKFHESKYSK, from the coding sequence ATGGCAGTAAAAATCCGTTTAACTCGTATGGGTTCTAAGAAAAAACCTTTCTACCGTATTAACGTTGCAGATTCACGTGCACCACGTGATGGACGTTTCATCGAAACTGTTGGAACATACAATCCACTAGTTGCTGAAAACCAAGTGACTTTAAAAGAAGATCGTATTATGGATTGGTTATCAAAAGGAGCTCAACCCTCAGATACAGTTCGTAATATTCTTTCAAAAGCTGGAGTTATGACTAAATTCCACGAATCAAAATACTCTAAATAA
- a CDS encoding KH domain-containing protein — translation MDTIENLIIAIVKPLISHPDNLTIKIEDTPEFLEYHLDLDAEDIGRVIGKKGRTITAIRSIVYSVPTQEKKVRLIIDEK, via the coding sequence ATGGATACCATTGAAAATCTTATTATCGCTATTGTGAAACCACTGATTTCACATCCTGATAATCTAACAATCAAAATTGAAGATACTCCAGAATTTTTAGAGTATCATTTGGACTTGGATGCAGAAGACATCGGTCGTGTTATCGGTAAAAAAGGTCGCACTATTACAGCAATAAGATCGATTGTCTATTCGGTACCAACACAAGAAAAAAAAGTAAGGCTCATTATTGATGAGAAGTAA
- the rimM gene encoding ribosome maturation factor RimM (Essential for efficient processing of 16S rRNA) translates to MNYFNVGKIVNTQGLQGEMRVLAVTDFIDERFKKGSHLALFDSKDQFVKEVTIASHRTQKNMEIIKFKDHYHINDIEKYKGFMLKVAEENLSNLDEGEYYYHEIIGLEVFENNNYIGFISEILQPGANDVWIVKRKGKKDLLLPYIPSVVLTIDIDNNRVDVELLEGLDDEN, encoded by the coding sequence ATGAATTACTTTAATGTTGGAAAGATTGTAAATACACAAGGCTTACAAGGAGAAATGCGGGTTTTAGCAGTAACTGACTTTATTGATGAACGCTTTAAAAAAGGAAGTCATTTAGCCTTATTTGATTCTAAGGATCAATTTGTAAAAGAGGTTACTATTGCTAGTCACCGGACACAAAAGAATATGGAAATCATTAAATTTAAAGATCATTACCATATTAACGACATTGAAAAATACAAAGGCTTCATGTTAAAAGTAGCAGAAGAAAATCTCTCCAATTTAGATGAGGGTGAATATTATTATCATGAAATCATTGGATTAGAAGTCTTTGAGAACAATAACTATATTGGTTTTATTTCAGAAATTCTTCAACCTGGAGCTAATGATGTCTGGATTGTTAAAAGAAAAGGTAAGAAAGACTTGCTATTACCTTATATTCCATCGGTAGTTCTAACTATTGACATTGATAACAATAGGGTAGATGTGGAGTTATTAGAAGGATTAGACGATGAAAATTGA
- the trmD gene encoding tRNA (guanosine(37)-N1)-methyltransferase TrmD encodes MKIDILTLFPEMFAPLEHSIIGKAREKNLLDINYHNFRDFAEKSRHVDDEPYGGGQGMLLRAQPIFDTIESLNSTRPRVILLDPAGKKFTQKIAEDLAKENELIFICGHYEGYDERIKTLVTDEISLGDFVLTGGELAAMTIIDATVRLIPEVLGKESSHQEDSFSSGLLEYPQYTRPYDYRGMKVPEVLMSGHHENIRKWRLKESLRKTYLRRPDLLNFYELSAEEEEILNNIKKEL; translated from the coding sequence ATGAAAATTGATATTTTAACCCTCTTTCCAGAAATGTTTGCACCTTTAGAGCATTCAATAATTGGAAAAGCTCGTGAAAAAAATCTTTTAGATATCAATTATCATAACTTTAGAGACTTTGCGGAAAAATCAAGACATGTGGATGACGAACCTTATGGTGGCGGTCAAGGAATGTTACTCAGAGCGCAACCAATATTTGATACGATTGAGTCATTAAACTCAACAAGACCAAGAGTGATCTTACTCGATCCAGCTGGTAAAAAATTTACCCAAAAAATAGCAGAAGATTTAGCTAAAGAAAATGAATTAATTTTCATATGTGGTCATTATGAAGGCTACGATGAACGGATTAAAACATTAGTTACTGATGAAATTTCTCTAGGTGATTTTGTTTTAACTGGTGGTGAACTTGCAGCAATGACAATTATTGATGCTACAGTTCGATTGATTCCAGAGGTTCTAGGAAAGGAATCAAGCCATCAAGAAGATTCATTTTCATCTGGTTTACTTGAATATCCACAATACACTAGACCTTATGATTACAGAGGAATGAAAGTGCCAGAAGTTCTAATGAGTGGACATCATGAAAATATTAGGAAATGGCGATTAAAAGAAAGTCTTAGAAAAACCTATTTGAGAAGACCAGATTTATTAAACTTCTATGAATTATCTGCTGAAGAAGAAGAGATTTTGAATAACATCAAGAAGGAGCTTTAA
- a CDS encoding NAD(P)/FAD-dependent oxidoreductase — translation MVLENNKLVDLTIIGGGPVGLFTAFYAGLRGLTVNIIESLSELGGQPAILYPEKVIYDIPAYPAITGQELTENLIEQLKRFDDRITYSLKEEVLTFEKENDIFTIVTSKQTHYSKAIIIACGNGAFTPRPLGLENEEKYADHNIYYNVHKLDQFENKDVVICGGGDSAVDWALALYGLAKSVTIVHRRDVFRAHEHSVELLKASGVEILTPYQPLALNGDENGAKELVIQKVKSEETKTLTFDDLIVSFGFSTSNKNIKNWNVNYKRTSVNVNSVFETSREGVYAVGDAANYSGKVDLIATGFGEAPMAVNQVMQYVYPERDNRLVHSSTLLEEKRD, via the coding sequence TTGGTATTGGAAAATAATAAACTAGTTGACTTAACAATAATTGGGGGTGGACCGGTAGGTTTGTTCACAGCTTTCTATGCTGGTTTACGAGGTTTAACTGTAAATATCATCGAGAGTTTATCAGAATTAGGTGGTCAACCTGCCATTTTATACCCTGAAAAAGTAATCTATGATATCCCGGCTTATCCCGCTATTACAGGGCAAGAATTAACTGAGAACTTAATCGAACAATTGAAGCGATTTGATGACCGAATCACATATAGTTTAAAAGAAGAAGTATTAACTTTTGAAAAAGAAAATGATATTTTTACGATTGTGACTTCAAAACAAACCCATTACTCAAAAGCAATTATAATTGCTTGTGGAAATGGAGCATTTACACCAAGACCTTTAGGGCTAGAGAATGAAGAAAAGTATGCTGATCACAATATCTATTATAATGTTCACAAATTAGATCAATTTGAAAATAAAGATGTTGTGATCTGCGGTGGAGGTGACTCAGCTGTTGATTGGGCTCTAGCTTTATATGGGCTAGCAAAAAGTGTAACGATAGTTCATCGAAGAGATGTATTTAGAGCACATGAACATAGTGTTGAATTATTGAAAGCCTCAGGAGTTGAAATCTTAACACCTTATCAACCTTTAGCTTTAAATGGCGATGAAAATGGCGCTAAAGAACTTGTCATTCAAAAAGTAAAATCAGAAGAGACAAAGACTTTAACATTTGATGATCTTATCGTCAGTTTTGGATTTTCAACATCAAATAAGAATATCAAAAATTGGAATGTTAACTATAAGAGAACAAGTGTTAATGTTAATTCTGTATTTGAAACGTCTCGAGAAGGTGTATATGCTGTTGGAGATGCTGCTAACTATAGTGGAAAAGTCGATCTAATAGCAACAGGATTCGGAGAAGCCCCAATGGCTGTCAACCAAGTTATGCAATATGTATATCCTGAAAGAGATAATCGTCTAGTACATTCTTCTACATTACTTGAAGAAAAAAGGGATTAA
- a CDS encoding PTS transporter subunit IIC translates to MQETSKKETFGTFINKVLSGTATAIVVALIPNAILATLLKPLLPNSTAAEFLHIVQIFQFFTPVMAGFLIGQQFKFSPMQQLVVGGAAYIGSGAWLYTEVIQKGVATGTFQLKGIGDLINMMITASLAVIAIRWFGDKFGSLTIILLPIIIGTGVGYIGWKILPYVSYVTTLIGQIINSFTTLQPFLMSILIAMAFSLIIVSPISTVAIGLAIGLDGLAAGAASMGIAATTAVLVWATYKVNKSGVPIAIALGAMKMMMPNFLKHPVMAIPMLVTAALSSLTVPIFHLIGTPASSGFGLVGLVGPIASLAGGSHIVIIIFAWIIIPFAIAYSAHKICKDVLKIYKDHIFIFEG, encoded by the coding sequence ATGCAAGAAACATCAAAGAAAGAAACTTTTGGAACTTTTATCAATAAAGTGTTATCGGGAACAGCAACTGCTATCGTTGTTGCACTTATTCCGAATGCTATTTTAGCAACACTATTAAAGCCACTTTTACCAAATTCAACAGCAGCAGAATTTTTACATATTGTACAAATTTTTCAATTTTTTACACCAGTTATGGCAGGCTTTCTTATCGGACAACAATTTAAATTTTCTCCGATGCAACAACTAGTTGTTGGTGGAGCTGCTTATATTGGTTCTGGTGCTTGGTTATATACTGAAGTAATTCAAAAAGGAGTAGCAACAGGAACTTTCCAATTAAAAGGAATTGGTGATCTGATTAATATGATGATTACAGCTAGTTTGGCTGTTATAGCAATTAGGTGGTTTGGAGACAAATTTGGCTCTTTAACAATTATCTTATTACCAATTATTATAGGTACAGGGGTTGGTTATATTGGATGGAAAATATTACCTTATGTTTCCTATGTAACAACACTTATTGGTCAAATTATTAACTCATTCACAACACTTCAACCATTTTTAATGTCAATTCTGATCGCAATGGCTTTTTCTTTGATCATAGTAAGTCCAATCTCAACAGTTGCAATTGGATTAGCTATAGGTTTAGATGGTTTAGCTGCTGGTGCAGCATCTATGGGGATCGCAGCAACTACGGCTGTTCTTGTATGGGCAACTTATAAAGTCAATAAGTCTGGTGTACCAATTGCCATTGCATTAGGTGCAATGAAAATGATGATGCCAAATTTTTTGAAACATCCTGTAATGGCAATACCTATGTTGGTAACGGCTGCACTTTCATCTTTAACAGTACCAATCTTTCATTTGATTGGAACACCAGCATCATCAGGTTTTGGTTTAGTTGGACTAGTTGGCCCAATAGCTTCTTTAGCTGGTGGAAGTCACATAGTTATCATTATTTTTGCTTGGATAATCATACCATTTGCCATTGCTTATAGTGCACACAAAATTTGTAAAGATGTTTTGAAAATTTACAAAGATCATATTTTTATTTTTGAAGGTTAA
- a CDS encoding 2-dehydropantoate 2-reductase has product MLVYIAGSGAMGCRFGYQISKTNHQVILLDNWEDHIKAIQENGLKITGDVEETVKLPIMKPTEATTEADLIILFTKAMQLPQMLQDIKGIIGKETKVLCLLNGLGHADVIRQYIPEQKILMGVTIWTAGLKGPGHAHLEGEGGLHLQSMDPSNKDAGYQVAEMLTEAKLAATYDENVLPNIWRKACVNGTMNSTCALLDCTIGQVFASEYGLALVKEIIHEFVRVGIAEGVDLNEEEIVKYVMEISKKASHHYPSMHQDLVQNHRLTEIDYLNGAVAKKAEKFGFETPYCQMITQMIHAKESILGIK; this is encoded by the coding sequence ATGTTAGTATATATAGCTGGATCTGGGGCTATGGGTTGCCGTTTTGGATATCAAATTTCAAAAACAAATCATCAAGTTATTTTACTTGATAATTGGGAAGACCATATTAAGGCTATTCAGGAAAATGGGTTAAAAATTACAGGTGATGTTGAAGAAACTGTAAAGCTACCTATTATGAAACCAACTGAAGCTACAACAGAAGCAGATTTAATTATTTTGTTTACAAAAGCAATGCAACTGCCTCAAATGTTGCAAGATATTAAAGGCATTATTGGAAAAGAAACCAAAGTTTTGTGTTTGTTAAATGGACTAGGTCATGCAGATGTCATTCGTCAATATATTCCTGAACAGAAAATATTAATGGGTGTCACCATCTGGACTGCAGGATTAAAAGGACCAGGTCATGCGCACTTAGAAGGTGAGGGTGGTTTACATCTTCAAAGTATGGATCCTTCGAATAAGGATGCTGGCTATCAAGTCGCTGAAATGCTGACTGAAGCGAAATTAGCTGCAACATATGATGAGAATGTTTTGCCGAATATTTGGCGTAAGGCTTGTGTTAACGGAACAATGAATTCTACTTGTGCATTACTTGACTGCACTATAGGTCAAGTATTTGCAAGTGAATATGGTCTTGCTTTGGTTAAAGAAATTATTCATGAATTTGTTAGGGTAGGTATAGCTGAAGGTGTTGACTTGAATGAAGAAGAAATCGTCAAATATGTAATGGAAATTTCAAAAAAAGCTTCGCATCATTATCCATCTATGCACCAAGATTTAGTGCAAAATCATCGTTTAACTGAAATAGATTATTTAAATGGTGCAGTTGCTAAAAAAGCTGAAAAATTTGGTTTTGAGACACCATACTGTCAAATGATTACGCAAATGATACATGCTAAAGAATCTATTTTAGGAATCAAATAA
- a CDS encoding DeoR/GlpR family DNA-binding transcription regulator, whose amino-acid sequence MPILKSKRKQLILDKIKEENYVSLEELIKLLETSESTIRRDLDELEEEHKLYRVHGGAELHHSLQEELSIEQKSVKNSQEKNKIALTASTLIDSGDVIFIDAGTTTAFLLDYLKGKNIKVVTNSIHHAAQLVDSGVETIIIGGLVKQITDASIGHTALQQINDFNFDKAFIGMNGIDEHYLTTPDVEEAYLKRAVITNAKETFVLSDASKLGQISFVNVAKVDKVSLIIEASDHLLLKKLKKKMKVIEI is encoded by the coding sequence ATGCCTATTTTAAAATCTAAACGGAAACAGTTGATTTTGGATAAAATTAAAGAAGAAAATTACGTTTCTTTGGAAGAACTTATTAAACTCCTAGAGACTTCAGAGTCAACTATTAGAAGAGATTTAGATGAACTTGAAGAAGAACACAAACTTTATAGAGTTCATGGTGGAGCAGAGCTTCATCATTCGCTACAAGAAGAATTGAGTATTGAACAAAAATCTGTCAAAAACTCTCAAGAGAAAAATAAAATTGCTTTAACAGCTTCTACATTGATAGATAGTGGTGATGTGATTTTTATTGATGCAGGAACAACAACTGCTTTTTTACTTGACTATTTGAAAGGTAAAAATATTAAAGTAGTAACTAACTCAATTCATCATGCAGCACAATTAGTTGATTCAGGTGTTGAGACGATTATTATTGGTGGTCTTGTGAAACAGATTACTGATGCAAGTATTGGTCATACTGCTCTTCAACAAATAAATGATTTCAACTTTGACAAAGCATTTATTGGAATGAATGGTATTGATGAACACTATTTAACAACTCCAGATGTTGAAGAAGCTTACCTAAAAAGAGCTGTGATCACCAATGCAAAAGAAACATTTGTTTTGTCTGATGCTTCAAAATTAGGACAGATATCTTTTGTTAATGTTGCAAAAGTTGACAAGGTATCATTGATAATAGAAGCTTCTGATCATTTACTCTTAAAAAAATTGAAAAAGAAAATGAAGGTGATTGAAATATGA